The following coding sequences are from one Luteimonas sp. S4-F44 window:
- a CDS encoding penicillin-binding protein 1A, producing the protein MRPDPASPPRPRASRFRRLLRWVLILGLVLALLATVAAGILYTAVASKLPDVETLRDIEMQEPMYVYSRDGKLIALFGETRRYPVKIDQVPERLKQAFLATEDARFYQHGGIDYRGVARALWLLATTDDRRVPGGSTITQQVARQFFLSSEYSFTRKFAEMLLARKMEQNLTKDEIFELYLNKSFFGNRAYGVAAAAEFYYGKSLAELDLDEMASLAAIPKFPSSGNPISNPERARERRDVYVLARMQELGYITPAESAAARAVEMHASPHERPIEAYAPYVAEMVRLEMVARYGGDVLTRGYHVTTTIDPTMQAAAELAVRNGLMTYDHRHGWVKPAETFELAADEDAATAARRLRGIAPQGGLLPALVLRSGDGTADVVLADGSTVTLDAASSRWTGRTPSALLTRGDLTRVRRIETPAKVAANADPEAPVPPPTVSWQLDQLPRGQATLVSLEPDNGAIRALIGGFSFAGSNFNRTTQSRRQPGSSFKPFIFAAAFEKGFNPASIVPDAPVLFRMRRGQDWRPQNSDGKFRGPMRLREALVQSRNLVAVRLLDMIGVDYARRYISHFGFDESQLPPNLSIALGTPSLTPLDVTRGYAVFANGGFRVNPWFIDEVRDREGTLVFKENPALACRGCGDGGRPGQPAAPSHVIDGFDLGPASAQRTVTEAPEPAQAAPEPEVRADGQAPVMAERAIDERVAYQMVSMMRDVVRRGTGTAARVLEREDVGGKTGSTNDHRDAWFSGFGGNLVTSVWVGRDDNRSLGYREYGGRAALPIWIDFMRVALNGVPEAPNDPPEGMVRVSVTASGRLMPVGAEGGGIVEYVKAEDLERMASEVDVRIDDVPAEEAFDIF; encoded by the coding sequence ATGAGACCCGATCCCGCGTCGCCCCCCCGCCCCCGCGCCTCCCGTTTCCGCCGCCTGCTGCGCTGGGTCCTGATCCTGGGCCTGGTGTTGGCCCTCCTGGCCACCGTGGCCGCCGGCATCCTGTACACGGCCGTGGCCTCCAAGCTGCCCGATGTGGAGACCCTGCGCGACATCGAGATGCAGGAGCCGATGTACGTCTACTCCCGGGACGGCAAGCTGATCGCGCTGTTCGGCGAGACGCGGCGCTACCCGGTCAAGATCGACCAGGTGCCCGAGCGCCTGAAGCAGGCATTCCTGGCCACCGAGGACGCGCGCTTCTACCAGCACGGCGGCATCGACTACCGCGGCGTGGCCCGCGCGCTGTGGCTGCTGGCGACCACCGACGACCGCCGTGTCCCCGGCGGCTCGACAATCACCCAGCAGGTCGCCCGGCAGTTCTTCCTGAGCTCGGAGTACAGCTTCACCCGCAAGTTCGCCGAGATGCTGCTGGCGCGCAAGATGGAGCAGAATCTCACCAAGGACGAGATCTTCGAGTTGTACCTGAACAAGAGCTTCTTCGGCAACCGCGCCTACGGCGTGGCCGCGGCGGCCGAGTTCTATTACGGCAAGTCGCTGGCCGAGCTCGATCTGGACGAAATGGCTTCGCTGGCCGCGATCCCCAAATTCCCCTCCAGTGGCAACCCGATCAGCAACCCCGAGCGCGCGCGCGAGCGCCGCGACGTCTACGTGCTGGCGCGCATGCAGGAGCTGGGCTACATCACGCCGGCCGAATCGGCGGCCGCGCGCGCGGTCGAGATGCATGCCAGCCCCCACGAGCGGCCGATCGAGGCCTACGCGCCCTATGTGGCCGAGATGGTGCGCCTGGAGATGGTCGCCCGCTACGGCGGCGACGTGCTCACTCGCGGCTACCACGTCACCACGACGATCGACCCAACGATGCAGGCCGCCGCTGAGCTGGCGGTGCGCAACGGGCTGATGACCTACGACCACCGCCACGGCTGGGTGAAGCCGGCCGAGACCTTCGAACTGGCGGCCGACGAAGACGCGGCGACCGCCGCGCGCCGGCTGCGCGGCATCGCCCCGCAGGGCGGCCTGCTGCCGGCCCTGGTGCTGCGCAGCGGCGACGGCACCGCCGACGTGGTCCTTGCCGACGGCAGCACCGTCACGCTGGACGCGGCCAGCAGCCGCTGGACCGGGCGTACGCCGTCCGCTCTGCTCACGCGCGGCGACCTCACCCGGGTGCGCCGGATCGAGACCCCAGCCAAGGTGGCCGCCAATGCCGATCCCGAAGCGCCGGTGCCGCCGCCCACGGTGAGCTGGCAGCTCGACCAGTTGCCGCGCGGCCAGGCCACGCTGGTGTCGCTGGAGCCCGACAATGGCGCCATCCGCGCGCTGATCGGCGGGTTCAGCTTCGCTGGCAGCAACTTCAACCGGACCACCCAGTCGCGCCGCCAGCCCGGGTCGAGCTTCAAGCCGTTCATCTTCGCCGCGGCGTTCGAGAAGGGTTTCAACCCCGCCTCGATCGTGCCCGACGCGCCGGTGCTGTTCAGGATGCGCCGCGGGCAAGACTGGCGCCCGCAGAACTCAGACGGCAAGTTCCGCGGGCCGATGCGCCTGCGCGAGGCGCTGGTACAGTCGCGCAACCTGGTCGCCGTGCGCCTGCTCGACATGATCGGCGTGGATTACGCGCGCCGCTACATCAGCCACTTCGGCTTCGACGAATCGCAACTGCCGCCCAACCTGTCGATCGCGCTCGGCACGCCGTCGTTGACGCCGCTCGATGTCACTCGCGGCTACGCGGTATTCGCCAATGGCGGCTTCCGGGTCAACCCGTGGTTCATCGACGAAGTCCGCGACCGCGAAGGCACGCTGGTGTTCAAGGAGAATCCGGCGCTGGCGTGCCGCGGCTGCGGCGACGGCGGCCGCCCCGGCCAGCCCGCCGCGCCCTCGCACGTCATCGATGGTTTCGACCTCGGGCCCGCGTCGGCCCAGCGCACCGTCACCGAGGCGCCGGAACCAGCGCAAGCCGCGCCCGAGCCCGAGGTTCGCGCCGACGGCCAGGCGCCGGTCATGGCCGAGCGCGCAATCGATGAGCGCGTGGCCTACCAGATGGTTTCGATGATGCGCGATGTCGTGCGCCGCGGCACCGGCACCGCCGCGCGGGTACTCGAACGCGAAGACGTGGGCGGCAAGACCGGCTCGACCAACGACCATCGCGATGCCTGGTTCTCCGGCTTTGGCGGTAACCTGGTGACCTCGGTCTGGGTCGGGCGCGACGACAACCGCTCGCTGGGCTACCGCGAGTACGGCGGGCGCGCCGCGCTGCCGATCTGGATCGACTTCATGCGGGTGGCCCTGAACGGCGTACCCGAGGCCCCCAACGACCCGCCGGAAGGCATGGTGCGCGTCTCGGTCACCGCCAGCGGGCGGTTGATGCCGGTAGGCGCCGAAGGCGGCGGCATCGTCGAGTACGTGAAGGCCGAGGACCTGGAACGGATGGCGTCTGAGGTCGATGTGCGGATCGACGACGTGCCGGCCGAGGAAGCGTTCGACATCTTCTGA
- a CDS encoding type B 50S ribosomal protein L31: MKADIHPDYREVVFQDVTSDFKFLTRSTLAATAKESIQWDDGNEYPLVKIDVSSATHPFYTGQNKIIDTSGRVDKFRKRYAKQ; encoded by the coding sequence ATGAAGGCCGACATCCATCCGGATTACCGTGAAGTCGTGTTTCAGGACGTGACTTCGGATTTCAAGTTCCTCACCCGCTCGACCCTCGCGGCCACCGCGAAGGAATCGATTCAGTGGGACGACGGCAACGAATACCCGCTGGTCAAGATCGACGTGTCCTCGGCCACGCATCCGTTCTACACCGGCCAGAACAAGATCATCGACACCAGCGGTCGGGTCGATAAGTTCCGCAAGCGCTACGCGAAGCAGTAA
- a CDS encoding response regulator: MALSKESIRVYAADERPIVLAGMRAVVQAPDSGMQLTGEATSGHTLLWMLQTRFDCDVVVTDFSMQGTDPCAGDGLRLLGQLRTHFPGIGVAVFTEVRNPPLLRAMLELGVHAIVDKSGALDELPAAIRCAASGRRYLSRAIQRLLDAATGCGRGAPLSRQEAEVVRLFASGKSVSEIALSFSRSVKTVSRQKSDAMRKLGLENHSQLYAYALSGGLTR; the protein is encoded by the coding sequence ATGGCACTGTCGAAGGAATCGATCCGGGTTTATGCGGCCGACGAGCGGCCGATCGTGCTGGCCGGTATGCGCGCGGTGGTGCAGGCGCCCGATTCGGGTATGCAGCTGACCGGCGAGGCGACCAGTGGCCACACGTTGCTGTGGATGTTGCAGACGCGGTTCGACTGCGATGTCGTGGTCACCGATTTCTCGATGCAGGGGACCGATCCCTGCGCTGGAGACGGGCTTCGCTTGCTGGGACAGCTGAGGACGCACTTTCCTGGAATCGGCGTAGCGGTGTTCACCGAAGTCCGCAATCCGCCGCTGCTGCGTGCGATGCTCGAGTTGGGTGTACACGCAATCGTCGACAAATCCGGTGCGCTCGATGAGCTGCCGGCCGCGATCCGGTGCGCGGCAAGCGGGCGCCGCTATTTGAGCCGGGCCATCCAGCGGCTGCTCGACGCGGCGACCGGATGCGGACGCGGTGCGCCGCTGTCGCGGCAGGAAGCGGAAGTCGTGCGCCTGTTCGCGAGCGGCAAGTCGGTCAGCGAGATCGCGCTGTCGTTCTCGCGCAGCGTCAAGACCGTCAGCAGACAGAAGAGCGACGCGATGCGCAAGCTCGGGCTCGAGAATCACAGTCAGTTGTACGCCTACGCACTGTCCGGCGGGTTGACGCGCTGA
- a CDS encoding YadA-like family protein translates to MNKVFCRIWNRALGAYVVASELADRRVRDGRRVRAVVLAIACVPAIASAATQERTVAPSAADPEKIAELVERHLNENERVLAGGALPVWSNAATIGQSRAVSGGVSPMGVIDPGGLTGGTLPGLAQHLTNFLLPTNDGYRACGLLGNGTLLPDECLSIARENFSYAFRSFSVLGVDLLVVPDVLDLNGNRPADHTTIIGRASSGSYINVPNSNYAGQNNDADCLLCVPGVGGTYVWDTLPAQDYQIIVGDGAGANGSNTVVMGTNASHTLPPVSASDLGWSGGPDGNYAARLGNAVVIGHNAAGTADRQTILGANASSVHANSVALGADSVTVRGAQTGYIAPGLAAAQNSAGEVSIGTATAARQLTNVAAGSAATDAVNVAQLQGALADVDGVGEFAVRYDDDGTGAPNFGRVTLDGAGGTAIGNVAAGVAADEAVNVGQLTPVVAALGGGAGIDPTTGAVTGPVYTLDDGSDTGTTVDFGDVGSALDNLDGRTASSTTTINNLLDGTEGLVRQDPATLVVTVGGQTGGDEVSFANAGGDARRLSGVAAGVETTDAVNVGQLSEVTDLVGDLDALAVQYDTDADGNPDYSRVTLAGTGGTAIGNVAAGEVSATSTEAINGAQLFGVAGSVADHLGGGAGVNADGTISAPTYVIRGGNYTNVGDAFDAVDGAFDDLVNDVGDLGATAVRYDTDADGNPDYSRVTLAGTGGTAIGNVAAGVAADEAVNVGQLTPVVAALGGGAGIDPTTGAVTGPVYTLDDGSNTGTTTDFGDVGSALDNLDGRTASNTTTINNLLDGTEGLVRQDPSTLVMTVGGQTGGDEVSFANVDGGARRLSGVAAGVEATDAVNVSQLSDVVGDIDDLGASAVRYDTDADGNPDYSRVTLAGTGGTAIGNVAAGEVSATSSEAINGAQLFGVAGSVADHLGGGAGVNADGTISAPTYVIRGGNYTNVGDAFDAVDGAFDDLVVDVGDLGATAVRYDTDADGNPDYSRVTLAGTGGTAIGNVAAGVAADEAVNVGQLTPVVAALGGGAGIDPTTGAVTGPVYTLDDGSNTGTTADFGDVGSALDNLDGRTASNTTTINNLLDGTEGLVRQDPDTLVMTVGGQTGGDEVSFANVDGDARRLSGVDDGIDDTDAANVRQLRAVEGQIGDLDTFAVRYDAADRAQITLGGSGGTVIDNLAAGQVAAGSLQAINGGQMFASMSSMAAIFGGGASVDPFGGLVAPDYMIQGTFYNSVGAALAALDTGLTQVNTRIDNLPPGTGGGDPLVVVDGVRDGSDDAAVDGQRGVAIGSNASAGGDYGVAIGGDSYAAGGNDTAIGGNAKVYADNSTAVGANATVQATASEAVAVGEGTSVAATGGTAIGQGASVTDTAQGAVALGQGSVADRAGTVSVGTAGGERQVVNVAAGTQDTDAVNVSQLRASEQGTVRYDTNPDGSANPTQITLNRGGGEVMVRNVRAGTAGTDAVNVNQLNAGIGRAIGEANAYTDMRVGQMQSDIWKIDRGYRAGVAAAMAVAGLPQAYMPGKSMVAAAVSGYESEAGLAVGITTISEDGRRVYKFSGTTNTVNDVGFTMGAGLQW, encoded by the coding sequence ATGAACAAGGTCTTCTGCAGGATCTGGAACCGTGCGCTGGGTGCCTATGTCGTCGCCTCCGAGCTGGCTGACCGGCGCGTTCGCGACGGGCGCCGCGTGCGCGCCGTCGTCCTGGCGATCGCCTGTGTGCCGGCGATCGCGAGTGCAGCCACCCAGGAGCGGACGGTCGCGCCGTCAGCGGCGGATCCGGAGAAGATCGCCGAACTCGTCGAGCGTCACCTCAATGAGAACGAACGCGTGCTGGCAGGCGGTGCGTTGCCCGTCTGGTCGAACGCCGCGACAATCGGCCAGTCACGGGCGGTTTCCGGCGGCGTCTCGCCGATGGGCGTGATCGATCCGGGCGGCCTGACCGGCGGCACGTTGCCGGGGCTGGCGCAGCACCTGACCAACTTCTTGTTGCCGACCAACGACGGGTATCGCGCCTGCGGTCTGCTGGGCAATGGCACGCTGCTGCCTGACGAATGCCTGTCCATCGCGCGCGAGAACTTCAGCTACGCGTTCCGATCGTTCTCGGTACTCGGCGTCGACCTGCTGGTGGTCCCGGATGTGCTCGATCTCAACGGCAACCGGCCGGCCGACCACACCACGATCATCGGCCGCGCCAGCTCGGGCAGCTACATCAACGTGCCGAATAGCAACTACGCCGGCCAGAACAACGATGCCGACTGTCTGCTTTGCGTACCGGGCGTGGGCGGCACCTATGTCTGGGACACCTTGCCCGCGCAGGATTACCAGATCATCGTCGGTGACGGCGCCGGGGCGAACGGCTCCAACACGGTGGTGATGGGCACCAATGCCAGCCATACGCTGCCGCCGGTGTCGGCCAGTGATCTCGGCTGGAGCGGCGGTCCGGACGGCAACTATGCCGCGCGCCTCGGCAATGCGGTGGTCATCGGCCATAACGCGGCAGGCACTGCGGACCGGCAGACGATCCTCGGCGCGAATGCCAGCTCTGTGCACGCCAACAGTGTGGCGCTGGGCGCCGATTCGGTGACCGTACGCGGCGCGCAGACCGGCTACATCGCACCGGGCCTTGCGGCAGCGCAGAATTCGGCGGGCGAGGTGTCGATCGGCACAGCGACTGCGGCCCGGCAACTGACCAATGTCGCGGCGGGCAGCGCGGCGACCGATGCGGTCAACGTCGCCCAGTTGCAGGGTGCGCTGGCCGATGTCGACGGCGTCGGCGAGTTCGCGGTCCGCTACGACGACGATGGCACCGGCGCACCCAACTTCGGCAGAGTCACCCTGGATGGCGCGGGCGGCACCGCGATCGGCAATGTCGCGGCGGGCGTCGCGGCCGATGAAGCGGTCAATGTCGGCCAACTGACGCCGGTGGTCGCGGCGCTTGGCGGCGGCGCCGGGATCGATCCGACGACCGGTGCGGTCACCGGCCCGGTGTACACGCTCGACGACGGCAGTGACACCGGCACAACGGTTGACTTCGGTGATGTGGGCTCGGCGCTGGACAATCTCGACGGGCGGACCGCGAGCAGTACCACGACGATCAACAACCTGCTCGACGGCACCGAAGGTCTGGTGCGGCAGGACCCCGCCACGCTAGTGGTGACGGTCGGCGGACAGACCGGCGGCGACGAAGTGAGCTTTGCGAACGCCGGCGGCGATGCGCGACGGCTGAGCGGGGTGGCCGCCGGCGTCGAGACGACGGATGCGGTGAACGTCGGGCAGTTGAGCGAGGTGACCGATCTGGTCGGCGATCTCGATGCGCTGGCGGTGCAGTACGACACCGACGCCGACGGCAATCCGGACTACAGCCGGGTGACCCTGGCCGGCACCGGCGGCACAGCGATCGGCAATGTCGCGGCGGGCGAGGTCAGCGCGACGAGCACCGAGGCGATCAACGGTGCGCAGTTGTTCGGCGTCGCGGGGTCGGTCGCCGACCACTTGGGCGGCGGCGCGGGTGTCAACGCCGACGGCACGATCTCCGCACCGACCTACGTGATCCGCGGCGGCAACTACACCAATGTCGGTGATGCATTCGATGCAGTGGACGGCGCGTTCGACGACCTGGTCAACGATGTCGGCGACCTGGGGGCGACCGCGGTGCGCTACGACACTGATGCCGACGGCAATCCGGACTACAGCCGGGTCACGCTGGCCGGCACCGGTGGTACCGCGATCGGCAACGTCGCGGCGGGCGTCGCGGCCGACGAGGCGGTCAACGTCGGCCAGTTGACGCCAGTGGTGGCCGCCTTGGGTGGCGGCGCCGGGATCGACCCGACGACCGGTGCAGTGACCGGTCCGGTATACACGCTCGACGACGGCAGTAACACGGGCACGACGACTGACTTCGGCGACGTCGGCTCGGCACTCGACAATCTCGACGGCCGGACCGCGAGCAACACCACGACGATCAACAACCTGCTCGACGGCACCGAAGGTCTGGTGCGGCAGGACCCCAGCACGCTGGTGATGACGGTCGGCGGCCAGACCGGCGGTGACGAGGTGAGCTTTGCGAATGTCGACGGCGGTGCGCGCCGGCTCAGTGGGGTGGCCGCCGGTGTCGAGGCGACGGACGCGGTGAACGTGAGCCAATTGAGCGATGTCGTCGGCGATATCGACGATCTGGGCGCATCTGCGGTGCGCTACGACACCGATGCCGACGGCAATCCGGACTACAGCCGGGTGACCCTGGCTGGCACCGGCGGCACCGCGATCGGCAATGTTGCGGCGGGCGAGGTCAGTGCGACCAGCAGCGAGGCGATCAATGGCGCGCAACTGTTCGGCGTCGCAGGGTCGGTCGCCGACCACCTGGGCGGCGGCGCGGGTGTCAATGCCGATGGCACGATCTCCGCACCGACCTATGTGATCCGTGGCGGCAACTACACTAACGTCGGCGACGCGTTCGATGCAGTGGATGGTGCGTTCGATGATCTGGTCGTCGATGTCGGCGACCTGGGGGCAACCGCGGTGCGCTACGACACCGACGCCGACGGCAATCCGGACTACAGCCGGGTCACGCTGGCCGGCACCGGTGGTACCGCGATCGGCAACGTCGCCGCAGGCGTCGCGGCCGACGAGGCGGTCAACGTCGGCCAATTGACGCCAGTGGTGGCCGCCTTGGGCGGCGGCGCCGGGATCGATCCGACGACCGGTGCGGTGACCGGCCCGGTGTACACGCTCGACGACGGCAGCAACACCGGCACCACCGCCGACTTCGGCGATGTCGGCTCGGCACTCGACAATCTCGACGGCCGGACTGCGAGCAACACCACGACGATCAACAATCTGCTCGACGGCACCGAAGGTCTGGTGCGGCAGGATCCGGACACGCTGGTGATGACGGTCGGCGGACAGACCGGCGGCGACGAGGTGAGCTTTGCGAATGTCGACGGCGATGCGCGGCGGCTCAGCGGCGTCGACGACGGCATCGACGATACCGATGCGGCGAATGTCCGCCAGTTGCGTGCGGTGGAAGGCCAGATTGGCGACCTGGACACGTTCGCGGTGCGCTACGACGCCGCGGACAGGGCGCAGATCACGCTGGGCGGAAGCGGCGGCACTGTGATCGACAACCTCGCGGCCGGGCAGGTCGCGGCCGGCAGCCTGCAGGCCATCAACGGCGGGCAGATGTTCGCGAGCATGTCGAGCATGGCGGCGATCTTCGGCGGCGGCGCCTCGGTCGATCCGTTCGGTGGCCTGGTCGCACCGGACTACATGATCCAGGGCACGTTCTACAACTCGGTGGGCGCTGCGCTGGCCGCGCTGGACACCGGCCTGACCCAGGTCAACACGCGCATCGATAACCTGCCGCCCGGCACCGGCGGAGGCGATCCGCTGGTGGTTGTGGATGGCGTGCGCGACGGAAGCGACGACGCAGCCGTGGATGGCCAACGTGGGGTCGCGATCGGCAGCAATGCGTCCGCTGGCGGAGACTACGGTGTGGCCATCGGCGGCGACAGCTACGCGGCGGGCGGCAACGACACTGCGATCGGCGGCAATGCCAAGGTCTATGCCGACAACAGCACGGCGGTCGGTGCCAATGCCACGGTGCAGGCGACGGCGAGCGAAGCGGTCGCAGTGGGCGAGGGGACGTCGGTCGCGGCGACCGGTGGCACCGCGATCGGCCAGGGCGCGAGCGTGACCGATACCGCCCAGGGCGCGGTCGCGTTGGGCCAGGGCTCGGTTGCCGATCGTGCCGGCACGGTCTCGGTCGGCACTGCCGGCGGTGAGCGGCAGGTGGTCAATGTCGCGGCCGGCACCCAGGACACCGACGCGGTCAATGTGTCGCAGCTGCGCGCGTCCGAGCAGGGCACCGTGCGCTACGACACCAACCCCGACGGTAGCGCCAACCCGACCCAGATCACCCTCAATCGTGGCGGTGGCGAAGTGATGGTGCGCAATGTGCGGGCCGGCACCGCCGGTACCGACGCGGTTAACGTCAATCAGCTCAACGCGGGGATCGGCCGCGCGATCGGGGAGGCGAATGCCTACACCGACATGCGGGTCGGGCAGATGCAGTCCGACATCTGGAAAATCGATCGCGGGTATCGCGCCGGCGTGGCAGCCGCCATGGCGGTCGCGGGCCTGCCGCAGGCCTATATGCCCGGCAAGAGCATGGTCGCAGCGGCAGTGAGCGGCTACGAGAGCGAGGCCGGACTCGCGGTCGGCATCACCACGATCTCGGAGGACGGTCGCCGGGTCTACAAGTTCAGCGGCACGACCAATACCGTCAACGATGTCGGCTTCACGATGGGTGCCGGCCTGCAGTGGTGA
- a CDS encoding nucleoside hydrolase, translated as MDARIPLLIDTDPGVDDALALLLAFNDRAHEVVGLTIAAGNVGLHHTTANALKLCELVGRPDVPVYAGSASPLLHPAPDAAYVHGNDGFGDIGYAPASHGLQDEHAALAILRLSHVHAGSLVLVALGPLTNIALALKLDPTLPSRVARFVTMAGAVTGHGNITPSAEFNVYFDPEAAKIVFDAFPAFELSDWEATVAHGLPHDDVLAWMQAGGTRADFYEAISRKTREWSADRRGDEWHSADALAMAWVLAPDGVLETVTRPVDVVLDHGPARGATIVDWQRQLGRPDNATILMRYDRMRFHALVREALQAA; from the coding sequence ATGGATGCCCGTATCCCTTTGCTGATCGATACCGACCCCGGGGTCGACGATGCCCTGGCCCTGCTGCTCGCGTTCAACGATCGCGCGCACGAGGTGGTCGGATTGACGATCGCGGCCGGCAACGTCGGCCTGCACCACACCACGGCCAATGCGTTGAAGCTGTGCGAGCTGGTCGGGCGCCCGGACGTGCCGGTCTATGCCGGCAGCGCCTCGCCGCTGCTGCACCCCGCGCCGGACGCGGCCTATGTGCACGGCAATGACGGCTTCGGCGACATCGGCTATGCGCCGGCATCGCACGGTCTGCAGGACGAGCATGCCGCCCTGGCGATCCTCCGGCTCTCGCATGTGCACGCCGGCAGCCTGGTGCTGGTGGCGTTGGGGCCGCTGACCAATATCGCGCTCGCGCTCAAGCTCGATCCGACGCTGCCCTCGCGGGTGGCGCGTTTCGTGACGATGGCCGGTGCGGTCACCGGACACGGCAACATCACCCCGAGCGCGGAGTTCAACGTCTACTTCGACCCCGAGGCGGCGAAGATCGTGTTCGACGCGTTCCCGGCGTTCGAACTTTCGGACTGGGAGGCCACGGTGGCCCACGGCCTCCCGCACGACGACGTGTTGGCGTGGATGCAAGCGGGCGGCACGCGCGCGGACTTCTATGAGGCCATCTCGCGCAAGACGCGCGAGTGGTCGGCCGACCGTCGCGGCGACGAGTGGCACAGCGCGGATGCGCTGGCGATGGCCTGGGTGCTTGCGCCGGACGGCGTGCTGGAGACCGTCACTCGACCGGTGGACGTGGTGCTCGACCATGGGCCCGCCCGCGGGGCGACGATCGTCGACTGGCAGCGCCAGCTCGGACGGCCGGACAATGCCACGATCCTGATGCGCTACGACCGCATGCGCTTCCACGCCCTGGTCCGCGAGGCGCTGCAGGCGGCTTGA
- a CDS encoding citrate synthase encodes MSDTNSKLEQVTLDAAGKSVTLPVLHGTLGNPCIDISKLPKETGCFTYDSGFTATASCKSAITYIDGDQGVLLYRGYPIEQLAEHSSFLEVAYLLMNGELPSKDEFGRFEHEVTHHTMMHESLKCFLQGFRHDAHPMAMLAASVASMSAFYHDTLDLQDPEQRRLAAIRLLAKMPTLAAAAYRYSIGWPIRYPRNSLGYVDRFLHMMFEVPSEPLELNPVVAKAMDLLFILHADHEQNASTSTVRLVGSTGANPYASVAAGITALWGPAHGGANEAVLKQLAEIGDAKNVEKAVLRAKDKNDPFRLMGFGHRVYKNFDPRAKIIREMTHKVLGELGIDDPLLEVAMKLEEAALKDEYFVERKLYPNVDFYSGIIYKALKIPTEMFTVMFAIGRTAGWVAHWLEQQVDPEAKIGRPRQIYTGYDVRDYRKD; translated from the coding sequence GTGTCCGATACCAATTCCAAGCTCGAACAGGTCACGCTCGATGCCGCCGGCAAGTCGGTGACGCTGCCCGTCCTGCATGGCACGCTCGGCAATCCCTGCATCGACATCTCGAAGCTGCCGAAGGAAACGGGCTGCTTCACCTACGATTCCGGTTTCACCGCCACCGCCAGCTGCAAGTCCGCGATCACCTACATCGACGGCGACCAGGGCGTGCTGCTGTATCGCGGCTACCCGATCGAACAGCTCGCCGAACATTCCAGCTTCCTGGAAGTGGCCTATCTGCTGATGAACGGCGAACTGCCGTCCAAGGACGAGTTCGGACGCTTCGAGCACGAGGTCACGCATCACACGATGATGCACGAGTCGCTCAAGTGCTTCCTGCAGGGCTTCCGCCACGATGCGCATCCGATGGCGATGCTGGCCGCGTCGGTGGCCTCGATGTCGGCGTTCTACCACGACACGCTGGACCTGCAGGATCCCGAGCAGCGTCGCCTCGCCGCGATCCGCCTGCTGGCCAAGATGCCGACGCTGGCCGCCGCTGCCTACCGCTATTCGATCGGCTGGCCGATCCGTTACCCGCGCAATAGCCTGGGCTACGTCGATCGCTTCCTGCACATGATGTTCGAGGTGCCGAGCGAGCCGCTCGAGCTCAATCCCGTCGTCGCCAAGGCGATGGACCTGCTGTTCATCCTCCACGCCGACCACGAGCAGAACGCGTCGACCTCGACCGTGCGTCTGGTCGGCTCCACCGGCGCCAACCCCTACGCCTCGGTCGCGGCCGGTATCACCGCGCTCTGGGGTCCGGCGCACGGCGGCGCCAATGAAGCGGTGCTCAAGCAGCTGGCCGAGATCGGCGATGCGAAGAATGTCGAGAAGGCAGTCCTGCGCGCCAAGGACAAGAACGACCCGTTCCGTCTGATGGGCTTCGGCCACCGTGTCTACAAGAACTTCGATCCGCGCGCGAAGATCATCCGCGAGATGACCCACAAGGTGCTCGGTGAGCTGGGCATCGACGATCCGTTGCTGGAAGTGGCGATGAAGCTGGAAGAGGCCGCGCTCAAGGACGAGTACTTCGTCGAGCGCAAGCTCTACCCGAACGTCGATTTCTACAGCGGCATCATCTACAAGGCGCTGAAGATCCCGACCGAGATGTTCACGGTGATGTTCGCCATCGGCCGCACCGCCGGCTGGGTGGCGCACTGGCTCGAGCAGCAGGTCGATCCGGAGGCCAAGATCGGTCGTCCGCGCCAGATCTACACCGGCTACGACGTGCGCGACTACCGCAAGGACTGA